From the genome of Gammaproteobacteria bacterium:
GCCATCCACGCGATTAATTCCTAGAAATGCAGATGGAGCCGACATCGCCGGTAAGTGATGCAGCTCATCTGCTACTGGTCGGGAAACGTGCCACCAGCACCTCCACGCGTGTTCAGCGTTTAGATTCCCGTGGGAGCGGCTTTAGCCGCGACTCCTTGCGATGATGTCCCGCAGGAGCGGCTTCTTGGGCACAGGACGCCCTTGTGTCGCGGAGCACAGGGATCTGCGAGAGCGACCAGCCGCGAATGGTCCTGCGATGAAGTCCCGTCAGCAGTACCGCGCGTGTTCAGCGTTTAGATTCCCTGTGGGAGCGGCTTTAGCCGCGACTCCTTGCAATGATGTCCTGCAGGAGCAGCTTCAGCCGCGAACATTTCCCGCGACGATGCCCTGCAGGAGCGGCTTCAGCCGCGAACATTTCCTGCGATGATGTCTCGAGGGGGAACCGCCTGTTCGTTGTGGCCGATCGTCAGCATGCGCCAATGGTTTAACATAATGCGGGTAAACCGCCGGGCGCGTCAGGCCACTAACGGATGGAGGAGCACAGGTTTTGCCGCATGATCCATCCGACAAGCAACTGGTCCGACGCTTCCAGCGGGGCGACACCAATGCGTTTACCGCGCTGGTGCAGCGCCACCAGGACCGCACGCTGCGCCTGGCATACGTCTGGCTGGATGATTCTGCGGGCGCGGAGGATGTCGTCCAGGAAGTATTCCTGCGCGCCTGGACCGGGCTGCACCGTTTCCGGTTTTCAGCTGCCCCGGCAACCTGGTTGTTTCGCATGACCCGCAATGTCTGCAATGAAATGAACCGCCGCCGGCGCCGCAAGGGTGAAACCGCGCCAGGCGAGGTTGCATACCAGCCTGGTGCCGAACGCGAGCAACAGCAGCAACAAACAATCGCTGCAGTGCGCCGCCTCGTGGCGGCATTGCCGGAGCGACAGCGTGATGCGGTGCTGCTGCGGGTTTTCGAGGAACTGTCTGTAATCGAGACAGCGCGGGTCATGGGCTGTCGTCCGGGCACAGTCAAGGCGACGTTGCACAAGGCGTTGAACAACTTGAGGGCAGCCGCCCGGGACAGTGACGTTGGTTGATCGTTTCGAACAGGATTTGCAACGCC
Proteins encoded in this window:
- a CDS encoding sigma-70 family RNA polymerase sigma factor, producing MPHDPSDKQLVRRFQRGDTNAFTALVQRHQDRTLRLAYVWLDDSAGAEDVVQEVFLRAWTGLHRFRFSAAPATWLFRMTRNVCNEMNRRRRRKGETAPGEVAYQPGAEREQQQQQTIAAVRRLVAALPERQRDAVLLRVFEELSVIETARVMGCRPGTVKATLHKALNNLRAAARDSDVG